From the genome of Nicotiana sylvestris chromosome 2, ASM39365v2, whole genome shotgun sequence, one region includes:
- the LOC138884194 gene encoding uncharacterized protein, producing the protein MNQLAKAQLQQVQGPKQVNSMVGVSMMVNKRRQKGPQVQNRVENYVQDDSGFDQDGKYNEQEEEEIQEEVNPSKAPIPRPPLPYPQRLAKKNGENQFKKFIDMMKILSINVSLVEALKQMPGYAKFIKDLVTKKRSMNYETIKMKHKVSEIVHSMTPKLEHLGAFITPCKIESADFAKALCDLGASINLMPYSVFKTFGIGQPRPTSMRLKMADRTMKRPLVIIDDVLVRVNKFILPADFMILDCQVDYKISKRSGPVLAQPLSLVFFQPSMTVGSQIHSFSG; encoded by the exons ATGAATCAACTAGCTAAagctcaacttcaacaagtgcaaggtCCCAAGCAAGTAAATTCAATGGTGGGAGTTAGTATGATGgtaaacaagagaaggcaaaagggTCCTCAAGTGCAAAATCGGGTTGAAAATTATGTGCAAGATGATAGTGGATTTGATCAAGATGGAAAATACAATGAACAAGAGGAGGAA GAGATTCAAGAAGAAGTGAACCCGTCTAAGGCACCAATACCAAGGCCTCCTCTtccatatcctcaaaggcttgccaagAAAAATGGTGAGAACCaatttaaaaagtttattgacatgatgaaaatTTTGTCTATTAATGTGTCATTGGTTGAGGCCTTGAAACAAATGCCGGGATATGCAAAGTTCataaaggacttggtgacaaagaagaggtcgatgaatTACGAGACAATAAAGATGAAACATAAAGTAAGTGAAATTGTGCACTCAATGACTCCTAAACTGGAACATCTGGGTGCTTTCATAACCCCATGTAAAATTGAAAGTGCCGACTTTGCCAAAGCTTTAtgtgatcttggggcaagtatcaacttgatgccctattcggtgttcaaaacttttggaattgggcaaccaagacccacatccatgAGGTTAAAAATGGCGGATCGTACAATGAAGAGACCTTTggttattattgatgatgtgttggttcgAGTTAACAAGTTCATCCTCCCAGCGGACTTTATGATTCTTGATTGTCAAGTGGACTATAAG ATttcgaagagatctggtccagtccttgctcaacctctATCTCTAGTCTTTTTCCAGCCATCTATGACCGTTGGAAGTCAGATCCACAGCTTttctggctag